One region of Citrus sinensis cultivar Valencia sweet orange chromosome 6, DVS_A1.0, whole genome shotgun sequence genomic DNA includes:
- the LOC102615735 gene encoding cyclic dof factor 2 codes for MAEPKDQGIKLFGRTIPLPEVTPSVGAAPSVDDRIDQDPTCSTNSSRESDKSRDGEERDSEKEMSVDKPVETKQEDEAPPENSEESTNPGSTSGISENPKALPVEKECTTVKTSKTEEEQSEPSTSQEKTLKKPDKILPCPRCNSMDTKFCYYNNYNVNQPRHFCKNCQRYWTAGGTMRNVPVGAGRRKNKNSASHYRHITVSEALQNVRTDVPNGVHHPALKTNGTVLTFGSDAPLCESMASVLNIADKTMRNCTRNGFHKPEELRIRLTYRGGENGDNYAHGSPVPVSNSKDEAGKTTSQEAVVQNCQGFPPHVACFPGAPWPYPWNSAQWSPPVTPPAILPPGFPMPFYPPAAYWGCTVPGAWNIPWIPQPTSPKTPSSAPNSPTLGKHSREESLVKASNSEGQEQHKENNAERCLWVPKTLRIDDPGDAAKSSIWTTLGIKNDKADSIGRGGLFKAFQQKNDGRGHIAGTSPVLQANPAALSRSLNFQESS; via the exons atggCGGAGCCAAAGGATCAGGGGATCAAGCTCTTTGGCAGAACCATACCTTTGCCTGAAGTAACTCCATCAGTCGGTGCCGCTCCTTCTGTTGATGATAGAATCGATCAGGATCCAACTTGTTCAACAAATTCTTCACGAGAAAGCGATAAGAGCAGAGACGGAGAAGAAAGAGACTCTGAGAAG GAGATGTCGGTAGACAAGCCTGTTGAGACCAAACAGGAAGATGAAGCCCCACCAGAAAATTCTGAAGAGTCCACAAATCCAGGTTCAACCTCGGGGATCAGTGAGAACCCTAAAGCATTGCCTGTTGAAAAGGAGTGCACTACAGTGAAGACTTCAAAGACAGAAGAAGAGCAGAGCGAACCTAGTACTTCACAAGAAAAGACCTTGAAGAAACCTGACAAGATTCTTCCATGCCCACGTTGTAATAGTATGGACACTAAGTTCTGCTACTACAACAATTACAATGTAAACCAACCACGACACTTCTGCAAGAACTGCCAGAGATACTGGACAGCTGGTGGGACAATGCGTAATGTACCTGTAGGTGCTGGTCGTCGAAAGAACAAGAACTCAGCTTCTCACTACCGTCACATAACTGTCTCGGAAGCCCTCCAAAACGTCCGAACTGATGTTCCGAATGGGGTCCACCATCCTGCGTTGAAAACTAATGGTACTGTACTTACTTTTGGCTCAGATGCACCCCTTTGTGAATCAATGGCATCAGTTCTGAATATTGCTGATAAAACAATGAGGAATTGCACGAGAAATGGGTTTCATAAACCTGAGGAGTTGAGAATTCGACTTACTTACAGAGGTGGAGAAAATGGGGATAATTATGCACATGGATCTCCGGTGCcagtttcaaattcaaaggatGAGGCAGGCAAAACTACTTCACAGGAGGCAGTTGTGCAGAATTGTCAAGGCTTCCCTCCTCATGTGGCTTGCTTTCCTGGGGCTCCGTGGCCATACCCATGGAATTCGGCTCAATGGAGCCCTCCAGTTACCCCACCTGCGATCCTTCCTCCAGGCTTCCCTATGCCATTCTACCCTCCAGCAGCTTACTGGGGTTGTACTGTACCGGGCGCTTGGAATATCCCTTGGATTCCTCAACCAACTTCTCCAAAAACCCCAAGCTCGGCTCCAAACTCTCCAACACTAGGAAAGCATTCAAGGGAGGAGAGCTTGGTAAAAGCAAGCAACTCTGAGGGACAGGAGCAACACAAAGAAAACAATGCCGAAAGATGTCTCTGGGTTCCAAAAACATTGAGGATCGATGACCCTGGAGATGCTGCAAAGAGCTCCATATGGACGACACTAGGGATTAAGAATGATAAGGCTGATTCCATTGGCAGAGGAGGACTCTTCAAGGCATTCCAACAGAAGAATGATGGAAGGGGTCACATTGCTGGAACATCTCCGGTCTTACAAGCCAATCCAGCAGCATTATCTAGATCACTCAATTTCCAAGAGAGCTCGTAA
- the LOC102615429 gene encoding uncharacterized protein LOC102615429 produces MVYIHNSISVCNSIDQNMANCVNSSDAFNSKPRQNNHVYRNKKIPSSPNCLKTPACDRSRFRSAAVDVVILIAVITACGFLLFPYIRVVSVKSVEVSAAVFYLVKEEVIGNPLIYSSIGVSMSCVAIATWVALLCTSRKCGNPNCKGLKKAAEFDIQLETEECVKNKDSAKKGLFELPIDHHRELQAELKKMAPPNGRAVLVFRARCGCSVGRLEVPGPKKQRKIKK; encoded by the coding sequence atGGTCTATATCCATAACTCTATCTCGGTCTGCAACTCAATTGACCAGAACATGGCGAATTGTGTGAATTCAAGTGACGCGTTTAATTCAAAACCAAGGCAAAACAATCATGTTTATAGGAATAAAAAGATACCCAGTTCTCCAAATTGTCTCAAAACTCCAGCTTGTGATCGATCAAGGTTCCGCTCAGCTGCTGTTGATGTGGTAATATTGATAGCTGTGATCACTGCTTGCGGGTTCTTGTTATTTCCTTATATTAGAGTTGTTTCAGTTAAATCGGTTGAAGTTTCTGCAGCTgttttttatcttgtaaaagAGGAGGTAATTGGAAATCCATTGATTTATTCATCAATAGGGGTGAGTATGTCTTGTGTTGCGATAGCTACTTGGGTTGCACTTCTGTGCACAAGTAGGAAATGTGGGAATCCTAATTGTAAGGGACTGAAAAAAGCAGCTGAATTTGATATTCAGTTAGAGACTGAAGAGTGTGTCAAGAATAAAGATAGTGCCAAAAAAGGATTGTTTGAATTGCCCATAGATCACCATAGGGAGTTACAAGCCGAGCTTAAGAAGATGGCGCCACCTAATGGTCGTGCTGTGCTTGTTTTTCGGGCAAGATGTGGATGTTCTGTGGGGCGATTGGAGGTGCCGGGACCAAAGAAGCAAAGAAAGATCAAGAAGTAG